One Paraburkholderia sp. HP33-1 genomic region harbors:
- a CDS encoding DUF5666 domain-containing protein has product MKTLSARALRALAVPALAAALFATMSAASAQNAAPTGVRGTVTSLSGDLLKVHTRDGQDVDVKLAADTPIRGVTLANVTDIKPDSYVGTAAIPQSDGTLKALEVHVFPPSMRGMGEGHRPWDLGTNSTMTNGTVGSLVVSNGRTITVKYKDGEKKIVIPQDVPIVSLEPGNRALLTPGTKVVLFAHKDADGSMAANFISAGEHGVTPPM; this is encoded by the coding sequence ATGAAGACCCTATCTGCGCGAGCGCTGCGCGCCCTCGCCGTCCCCGCCCTCGCCGCCGCGCTGTTCGCAACGATGTCCGCGGCTTCGGCCCAGAACGCGGCGCCCACCGGCGTGCGCGGCACGGTGACGTCGCTGTCGGGCGATCTGCTCAAAGTCCACACGCGCGACGGCCAGGACGTCGACGTCAAGCTCGCCGCCGACACGCCGATTCGCGGCGTCACGCTCGCCAACGTCACCGACATCAAGCCCGACAGCTACGTCGGCACCGCCGCGATTCCGCAGTCCGACGGCACGCTGAAGGCACTCGAAGTGCACGTGTTTCCGCCGAGCATGCGCGGCATGGGCGAGGGTCATCGCCCGTGGGATCTCGGCACGAACAGCACGATGACGAACGGCACGGTTGGCTCGCTTGTGGTCAGCAACGGCCGCACGATTACCGTCAAGTACAAGGATGGCGAGAAGAAAATCGTGATTCCGCAGGATGTACCGATCGTCAGTCTGGAACCCGGCAACCGTGCGTTGCTCACGCCTGGCACGAAGGTCGTGCTGTTCGCGCACAAGGATGCGGATGGCTCGATGGCGGCGAATTTCATTTCGGCCGGCGAGCATGGAGTGACGCCGCCGATGTAA
- a CDS encoding cytochrome b/b6 domain-containing protein — protein sequence MPESPAFLIVHPLVVRVTHWINAFAMVCMVMSGWAIYNASPIFALRFPAWATLGGWLGGSIAWHFAAMWLLCANGLLYLAYGVASGHLRHKLLPVRPRDVARDTALALRFRLPHETGKYNAVQRALYLLVLLLGVLLVASGLSIWKPVQFSWLTALFGGFDFARRVHFVAMAGVVGFVVVHLLLVLLVPRTLPPMVTGHARRSTHRIDQAHERTRA from the coding sequence ATGCCCGAATCTCCCGCATTTCTGATCGTCCATCCGCTCGTCGTTCGCGTGACGCACTGGATCAACGCGTTCGCGATGGTCTGCATGGTGATGAGTGGCTGGGCGATCTACAACGCGTCGCCGATCTTTGCGTTGCGCTTTCCCGCGTGGGCGACGCTCGGCGGATGGCTGGGCGGCTCGATCGCATGGCACTTCGCGGCGATGTGGCTGCTGTGCGCGAACGGTCTGCTGTATCTCGCGTATGGCGTGGCGAGCGGCCATTTGCGGCACAAGCTGTTGCCGGTTCGTCCCCGCGACGTGGCACGCGATACGGCGCTTGCGTTGCGCTTCAGACTGCCGCACGAGACCGGCAAGTACAACGCCGTGCAGCGTGCACTGTATTTGCTGGTGCTGCTGCTCGGCGTGCTGCTCGTCGCCTCGGGGCTGTCGATCTGGAAGCCGGTGCAATTTTCGTGGCTGACCGCGCTGTTCGGAGGCTTCGATTTTGCGCGGCGCGTTCATTTCGTCGCGATGGCCGGCGTGGTCGGCTTTGTCGTCGTGCATCTGTTGCTGGTGCTGCTGGTGCCGCGCACATTACCGCCGATGGTCACCGGCCACGCCCGGCGCAGCACGCATCGCATCGATCAGGCACACGAGAGGACTCGCGCATGA
- a CDS encoding molybdopterin-dependent oxidoreductase translates to MSDPQRIVLAEHRPQIERLQRRLFLRSSLSIGALAMLSGCNLQDNDSVDKVLWAMSRWNDRVQAWLFDRNKLAPTYSARDITDPFPFNAFYPEFDAPDIDGSTYRLEVSGLVADKRSWSLEQLRALPQVSQITRHVCIEGWSAIGQWRGVPFRTFLERIGADLSARYVGFKCADRYYSSLDMATALHPQTQLTLDFRNAPLPARYGYPLKLRVPTKLGFKNPKHIAAIFVTNTNPGGYWEDQGYNWFSGL, encoded by the coding sequence ATGAGCGACCCGCAACGTATCGTGCTGGCCGAGCACCGTCCGCAGATCGAGCGGTTGCAACGCCGATTATTCCTGCGCTCGTCGCTATCGATCGGCGCGCTCGCGATGCTGTCCGGCTGCAATCTGCAGGACAACGATTCCGTCGACAAGGTGCTATGGGCGATGTCGCGCTGGAACGATCGAGTGCAGGCCTGGCTGTTCGATCGCAACAAACTCGCGCCGACGTATTCGGCGCGCGATATTACCGATCCGTTTCCATTCAACGCGTTCTATCCCGAGTTCGACGCGCCGGACATCGACGGCTCGACCTATCGGCTGGAAGTGTCGGGGCTCGTGGCTGACAAACGCAGCTGGAGTCTCGAGCAGTTGCGCGCGCTGCCGCAGGTCTCGCAGATCACGCGTCACGTATGCATCGAAGGCTGGAGCGCGATCGGACAATGGCGCGGCGTGCCGTTTCGCACGTTTCTTGAACGGATCGGCGCCGATCTGAGCGCACGCTATGTGGGTTTCAAATGCGCGGACCGCTACTATTCGAGCCTCGACATGGCGACCGCGCTGCATCCGCAAACGCAATTGACGCTCGATTTCCGCAACGCGCCGCTGCCGGCCAGATACGGCTATCCCCTTAAGCTGCGCGTGCCGACCAAGCTCGGCTTCAAGAATCCCAAGCACATCGCCGCGATCTTCGTGACCAACACGAATCCGGGCGGCTACTGGGAAGATCAGGGGTACAACTGGTTCAGCGGGCTTTAG
- a CDS encoding AraC family transcriptional regulator: MSTQAAGSVTDNPAQRRLRELFDLLAPNAGMTRSSLEGVNLMRANRPMPRMPVMYEPSIVIVCQGRKRGYLGDQVFQYDAQQYLVLSVPLPFECETEASEQEPFLGISVRVDLTMVAELLMALNETQGIAQHEPAGIYSTPLDPALSSAVQRLMEALAAPLDASILAPGIVREICYRVLTGEQGGAIRAALTHQNHFGRIAKALRRIHADYHASLDVDTLASEAGMSLAVFHAQFKAVTATSPMQYVKTTRLHHARLLMVQDGLNAGAAAARVGYESASQFSREFKRLFGLSPVDEVKRMRVAHDAPPPRVQKPVPRYVTVV; encoded by the coding sequence ATGTCCACTCAAGCTGCCGGTTCCGTTACCGACAATCCCGCGCAACGCCGCTTGCGCGAACTGTTCGATCTGCTCGCACCGAATGCCGGCATGACGCGCTCGAGCCTCGAAGGCGTCAACCTGATGCGCGCGAATCGTCCGATGCCGCGCATGCCGGTGATGTACGAGCCGAGCATCGTGATCGTCTGCCAGGGACGCAAGCGCGGCTATCTCGGCGATCAGGTATTCCAGTATGACGCGCAGCAGTACCTGGTGCTGTCGGTGCCGTTGCCGTTCGAATGCGAGACCGAGGCAAGCGAGCAGGAGCCGTTTCTCGGCATTTCCGTGCGCGTCGATCTGACGATGGTCGCCGAGTTGCTGATGGCGCTCAATGAAACCCAGGGCATCGCGCAGCACGAGCCGGCCGGCATCTACTCGACACCGCTCGATCCCGCGCTGAGCAGCGCAGTGCAGCGGCTGATGGAAGCGCTCGCAGCACCGCTCGATGCGAGCATTCTTGCACCTGGAATCGTGCGGGAAATCTGCTATCGCGTGTTGACCGGCGAGCAGGGCGGCGCGATTCGCGCGGCGCTCACGCATCAGAATCACTTCGGCCGCATCGCGAAGGCGCTGCGGCGCATCCATGCGGACTATCACGCGTCGCTCGATGTCGATACGCTCGCGTCCGAAGCCGGCATGAGTCTCGCGGTGTTTCATGCGCAGTTCAAGGCCGTCACCGCGACCTCGCCGATGCAGTACGTGAAGACCACGCGTCTACATCACGCGCGTCTATTGATGGTGCAGGACGGTTTGAATGCGGGCGCGGCTGCCGCGCGCGTCGGTTACGAAAGCGCTTCGCAGTTCAGCCGCGAGTTCAAGCGGCTGTTCGGCCTGAGTCCTGTCGACGAAGTCAAACGGATGCGCGTGGCTCACGATGCGCCGCCGCCGCGCGTGCAGAAACCGGTGCCGCGTTATGTCACCGTCGTCTAA
- a CDS encoding NAD(P)-dependent alcohol dehydrogenase → MSTTYAYAATDATAPLAPFEFQRRAPRAHDVQMEVLFCGVCHSDLHQARNEWKNTIYPVVPGHEIVGRVTAVGPSVTKYKVGELVAVGCLVDSCRTCASCAEGLEQYCENGWVGTYNGVDRVDGQVTYGGYSTQLVVDEAFTLRVPENLDPAGVAPLLCAGITTYSPLRTWGVGPGKKVGIVGLGGLGHMGVKLARAMGAHVVLFTTSPSKIEDAKRLGAHEVVVSRNPQEMEAHVNSFDFILNTVAAQHDLNPFLNLLKRDATMTLVGAPEHDHPSPQVFNLIFKRRRLAGSLIGGIAETQEMLDFCSEHGITSDIEIIPMQKINEAYERMLKSDVKYRFVIDMDSLKK, encoded by the coding sequence ATGAGCACGACATATGCCTATGCAGCGACCGACGCCACAGCGCCGCTCGCCCCGTTCGAATTCCAGCGCCGCGCACCGCGCGCCCATGACGTGCAGATGGAAGTGTTGTTCTGCGGCGTGTGCCATTCAGACCTGCATCAGGCACGCAACGAATGGAAGAACACGATTTACCCGGTCGTGCCGGGCCACGAGATCGTGGGCCGCGTGACCGCGGTCGGCCCGAGCGTGACGAAGTACAAGGTCGGCGAGCTCGTCGCGGTCGGCTGTCTGGTCGATTCGTGCCGCACTTGCGCGAGTTGCGCGGAAGGTCTCGAGCAGTATTGCGAGAATGGTTGGGTGGGCACGTATAACGGTGTCGATCGCGTCGACGGACAGGTCACTTACGGTGGCTATTCGACGCAACTGGTCGTCGACGAGGCCTTTACGCTGCGCGTGCCGGAGAATCTCGACCCTGCGGGTGTCGCGCCGCTGCTGTGCGCCGGCATTACCACGTATTCGCCGCTGCGCACCTGGGGCGTGGGACCGGGCAAGAAGGTCGGGATTGTCGGCCTCGGCGGTCTCGGCCATATGGGTGTGAAGCTGGCGCGGGCGATGGGTGCGCATGTCGTGCTGTTTACGACGTCGCCGTCGAAGATTGAGGATGCGAAGCGGCTTGGTGCGCATGAAGTCGTGGTTTCGAGGAATCCGCAGGAGATGGAAGCGCATGTGAATAGCTTCGATTTCATTCTCAATACCGTGGCTGCGCAGCATGATCTGAATCCGTTTTTGAATCTGCTCAAGCGGGATGCGACGATGACGTTGGTTGGGGCTCCCGAGCACGACCATCCGTCGCCGCAGGTCTTCAACCTGATCTTCAAGCGGCGGCGCCTTGCTGGTTCGCTGATTGGCGGGATCGCCGAGACGCAGGAGATGCTCGATTTTTGCAGTGAGCATGGGATTACTTCTGATATCGAAATTATTCCGATGCAGAAGATTAATGAGGCTTATGAGCGGATGCTCAAGAGTGATGTGAAATACCGGTTTGTGATTGATATGGATTCGTTGAAGAAGTAA
- a CDS encoding LysR family transcriptional regulator has protein sequence MIDRITAMRTFIRIVDTNSFTRAAESLNIPRATATTIVQNLEALLGTALLVRTTRRLSVTSEGAAYYERCAQILADIDEMEASLRNSTDNLTGRLRIEMPSAVATAIVLPSLDDFHTRYPNLDLAIGVSNRIVDMVSEAIDCSIQLGELPDSNLVARQLGTLDQITCASPAYLDRYGSPADLDELRAHVAVNCVSPHSGRECDFDFEVDGAARKVKLNGFVQVSDEQAYLTCGLQGLGMIQPARIAAQPYLDSGLLREVLPQWKPVPMPVSVAYVKNRRVSPRVRAFVDWLAELFEKAGDVEQDLSRVRQLLRGLHPA, from the coding sequence GTGATCGACAGAATAACTGCAATGCGCACATTCATCCGAATTGTGGACACCAACAGCTTCACCCGCGCAGCGGAATCATTAAACATTCCACGCGCAACGGCAACGACGATCGTCCAGAACCTGGAAGCCCTGCTAGGCACAGCGCTACTGGTCCGCACAACACGCCGCCTGAGCGTCACCTCAGAAGGCGCAGCCTACTACGAGCGCTGTGCGCAAATCCTCGCCGACATCGACGAAATGGAAGCCAGCCTCCGCAATTCGACCGACAACCTTACCGGCCGCCTACGGATCGAAATGCCCAGCGCGGTAGCAACTGCAATCGTGCTTCCGTCCCTGGACGACTTCCACACCCGCTACCCGAACCTCGATCTCGCAATCGGCGTCAGCAACCGCATCGTCGATATGGTCTCCGAAGCAATCGACTGCAGCATCCAGCTCGGTGAATTGCCCGATTCCAATCTCGTCGCGCGGCAACTCGGCACGCTGGATCAGATCACCTGCGCGAGTCCGGCCTATCTGGATCGCTACGGCTCGCCCGCCGATCTCGACGAGCTGCGCGCGCACGTCGCGGTCAACTGCGTGTCGCCGCATAGCGGCCGCGAATGCGATTTCGATTTTGAAGTGGATGGCGCAGCCCGCAAGGTCAAGCTCAACGGCTTCGTGCAGGTCAGCGACGAACAGGCATACCTGACCTGCGGTCTGCAAGGCCTCGGCATGATCCAGCCCGCGCGGATCGCCGCACAGCCTTACCTCGATTCGGGCCTGCTGCGTGAAGTGCTGCCGCAATGGAAACCCGTGCCGATGCCGGTCTCGGTCGCGTATGTGAAGAACCGCCGCGTGTCGCCGCGCGTCCGCGCGTTCGTCGATTGGCTCGCGGAGCTGTTCGAAAAGGCCGGGGACGTCGAGCAGGATCTGTCGCGTGTGCGTCAGTTGCTGCGTGGCCTGCATCCCGCATGA
- a CDS encoding nucleoside hydrolase — MMRILVTLTWAASVATTLSLTACASSGLNARSDPPKVIIDSDYNTLGDDGQLGVMAAQLQAQGSLNVLGITVVSGNQWLKQGVADALKSVERLGVENQIGVYAGANYALSHDFRTVQRELKEFPGGDGYIGAWNKAEPKSESDLVAPPDGFATHTKVRNQSAIDFIVESVKRYPGEVTILAIGPLTNIALATREHPEIVPLIGQIIYMGGAIDVPGNTTRTAEFNWWFDPQAAKTVLRLPIKQTVIPLDVTNTVQMNRAVYDRIAHDPAKQTIITQLFKTLNGYGFDGKNGFETNPDYTTSIWDTLTLAYLMHPSFATQTVEEWVDVDTGFGADDGKARGYTSSPPPGLQKMTIVKRFDNPAFFNFYVDLLTRPVPVRQPDK; from the coding sequence ATGATGCGAATTCTCGTGACATTGACCTGGGCGGCAAGCGTGGCAACCACACTCAGTCTCACGGCTTGCGCCAGCAGCGGTCTCAATGCCCGGAGCGATCCGCCGAAGGTGATCATCGACAGCGACTACAACACGCTCGGCGACGACGGCCAGCTCGGAGTGATGGCTGCGCAATTGCAGGCGCAAGGTTCGCTGAACGTGCTTGGCATTACCGTGGTGTCCGGTAATCAATGGCTGAAGCAGGGCGTTGCCGACGCGCTGAAATCGGTCGAACGACTCGGCGTCGAAAATCAGATCGGCGTGTATGCGGGCGCCAATTACGCACTGTCGCACGACTTCAGAACCGTCCAGCGGGAACTGAAGGAATTTCCCGGCGGCGACGGCTATATCGGCGCATGGAACAAGGCCGAACCGAAATCGGAGAGTGACCTCGTCGCGCCGCCGGACGGCTTCGCGACGCACACCAAGGTGCGCAACCAGAGCGCGATCGACTTCATCGTCGAATCAGTGAAGCGTTATCCGGGCGAGGTGACGATTCTTGCGATCGGCCCGCTGACCAACATCGCGTTGGCCACGCGCGAGCATCCCGAGATCGTGCCGCTGATCGGGCAGATCATCTACATGGGCGGCGCGATCGACGTGCCGGGCAATACCACGCGAACCGCCGAGTTCAACTGGTGGTTCGATCCGCAGGCAGCGAAAACGGTCCTGCGTCTGCCGATCAAACAGACGGTGATTCCGCTTGACGTGACGAATACCGTGCAAATGAACAGGGCGGTTTACGATCGCATTGCGCACGATCCGGCGAAGCAGACCATCATTACGCAACTCTTCAAGACGCTGAACGGCTACGGTTTCGACGGCAAGAACGGCTTCGAGACCAATCCGGATTACACGACGAGCATCTGGGACACGTTGACGCTCGCGTACCTGATGCATCCGTCGTTCGCGACGCAGACCGTCGAGGAGTGGGTGGATGTGGATACGGGCTTCGGTGCCGACGATGGCAAGGCAAGGGGCTACACGAGTTCGCCGCCGCCTGGGTTGCAGAAAATGACGATCGTCAAACGATTCGATAATCCGGCGTTCTTTAATTTCTATGTCGATCTGTTGACGCGGCCGGTGCCGGTGCGGCAACCGGACAAGTGA
- the zwf gene encoding glucose-6-phosphate dehydrogenase, whose translation MTTQQASATPDLPLDMIIFGGTGDLSFRKLLPALYMAHLHCNLPPDTRILTIGRKPWSREEYIREFMEQKAKPFIDKKAFEASAWDKFLALFEYVRMDVDSSEDYQRLKEASREGVNRVFYLATSPDLFTHICDNLSSAGLVDANSRVVLEKPLGHDLASAKEINIAVGKHFDEAQIYRIDHYLGKETVQNLMVLRFGNPIFGPLWQAPYIKSVQITVAETVGVGSRAGFYDKTGALRDMVQNHLLQLLCIVAMEPPVSLDPDAVRDEKLKVLRSLRPMTPEDIARDTVRGQYTAGAVDGEAVKGYLEEDNVPAGSRAETFVALRARINNWRWANVPFFLRTGKRMQKKLSEIVIEFSELPFSIIPANGRSYGNRLVIQLQPEESIQLQVLAKEPGSGMHMLPVNLNLDLQQAFTERRAEAYERLLIDVIRGRLTHFMRRDELEAAWAWAEPILDGWAKSGERPRSYSSGTFGPAASTALMTRENAVWAEESQ comes from the coding sequence ATGACGACCCAACAAGCTTCCGCCACACCCGACCTGCCGCTCGACATGATCATCTTCGGCGGCACCGGTGATCTGTCGTTCCGCAAGCTGCTGCCTGCGCTTTACATGGCGCATCTGCACTGCAACCTGCCGCCGGACACCCGCATTCTGACGATCGGCCGCAAACCCTGGTCGCGCGAGGAATACATCCGAGAATTCATGGAGCAGAAGGCGAAGCCCTTCATCGACAAGAAGGCGTTCGAAGCGTCCGCGTGGGACAAATTCCTCGCGCTGTTCGAATACGTAAGGATGGACGTCGACTCGTCCGAGGACTACCAGCGCCTGAAGGAAGCGTCGCGCGAGGGCGTGAACCGCGTGTTCTATCTGGCGACGTCGCCGGATCTGTTTACCCATATCTGCGACAACCTGTCGTCGGCCGGGCTCGTCGATGCCAATTCGCGTGTCGTGCTCGAAAAGCCGCTTGGTCACGATCTGGCCTCCGCAAAGGAAATCAACATCGCGGTCGGCAAGCATTTCGACGAAGCGCAGATCTACCGGATCGACCACTACCTCGGCAAGGAAACCGTCCAGAATCTGATGGTGCTGCGCTTTGGCAATCCGATTTTCGGACCGCTGTGGCAGGCGCCGTACATCAAGAGCGTGCAGATCACGGTGGCCGAAACGGTCGGCGTCGGCAGCCGCGCGGGGTTCTACGACAAGACCGGTGCGCTACGCGACATGGTGCAGAACCACCTGCTGCAACTGCTGTGCATCGTCGCAATGGAGCCGCCGGTGTCGCTCGATCCCGACGCGGTGCGCGACGAAAAGCTGAAGGTGCTGCGCTCGCTGCGGCCGATGACACCCGAGGACATCGCGCGCGACACGGTGCGCGGCCAGTACACGGCTGGCGCCGTCGACGGCGAGGCGGTCAAGGGCTACCTCGAGGAAGACAACGTGCCGGCGGGCAGCCGCGCCGAAACCTTCGTCGCGCTGCGCGCGCGGATCAACAACTGGCGCTGGGCCAACGTGCCGTTCTTCCTGCGCACCGGCAAGCGGATGCAGAAGAAGCTGTCGGAGATCGTGATCGAATTCTCCGAATTGCCGTTCTCGATCATTCCGGCCAATGGCCGCAGTTATGGCAATCGTCTCGTGATCCAGTTGCAGCCCGAAGAGTCGATCCAGTTGCAGGTGCTCGCGAAAGAGCCGGGCAGCGGAATGCACATGCTGCCGGTGAACCTGAACCTGGACCTGCAGCAGGCGTTCACCGAACGTCGCGCGGAAGCCTATGAGCGGCTGCTGATCGACGTGATCCGCGGACGTCTCACGCACTTCATGCGTCGCGACGAACTCGAAGCGGCATGGGCGTGGGCCGAGCCGATTCTCGACGGCTGGGCGAAGTCCGGCGAGCGGCCGCGCTCGTATTCGTCCGGCACGTTCGGGCCGGCCGCATCGACCGCGTTGATGACGCGGGAAAATGCGGTGTGGGCGGAGGAGTCGCAGTAA
- the lhpI gene encoding bifunctional Delta(1)-pyrroline-2-carboxylate/Delta(1)-piperideine-2-carboxylate reductase, whose amino-acid sequence MTRPTTQIFDAAATARLMPYAALVDALRRASVDYAQQRIVSPERLVVPLNAGGIMLSMPATAPDLAIHKLVNVCASNGARHLPTIHGQVMAFDADTGETLFVLDGPTVTGRRTAAMSMLGIATFARRAPREGAPREFLLIGTGTQALNHLEAIGELFPDARVSIKGSAPARAEAFCAAQRGKVRELRPLTQAGATIPASTDVVIALTTSRQPVYDEAARAGRLVIGVGAFTPQMAEIGATTLAGSALFVDDPAGARHEAGDFIQAGVDWARVGGIAAVLDQTQPVPAGPVVFKSVGCAAWDLAACRVARDALERG is encoded by the coding sequence ATGACCCGCCCGACCACGCAGATCTTCGACGCCGCCGCCACCGCGCGTCTGATGCCTTACGCAGCGCTTGTCGACGCGTTGCGGCGCGCAAGCGTCGATTACGCGCAACAGCGCATCGTGAGCCCCGAGCGGCTCGTCGTGCCGCTGAACGCGGGCGGCATCATGCTGTCGATGCCCGCCACCGCGCCTGATCTCGCGATCCACAAGCTCGTCAACGTGTGCGCGAGCAACGGCGCGCGCCATCTGCCCACGATCCACGGCCAGGTGATGGCCTTCGATGCCGACACCGGCGAGACGCTGTTCGTCCTCGACGGCCCGACCGTGACGGGCCGCCGGACCGCAGCAATGTCGATGCTCGGCATCGCGACGTTCGCTCGACGCGCGCCCCGCGAAGGCGCGCCCCGCGAATTCCTGCTGATCGGCACCGGCACGCAGGCGCTCAATCATCTGGAGGCGATCGGCGAGCTGTTTCCCGACGCGCGCGTGTCGATCAAGGGCAGTGCGCCCGCGCGTGCCGAAGCATTCTGCGCGGCGCAGCGCGGCAAGGTGCGCGAGTTGCGTCCGCTCACACAAGCAGGGGCGACGATTCCCGCTTCGACCGACGTCGTGATTGCATTGACCACGAGCAGACAGCCGGTCTACGACGAGGCGGCGCGTGCCGGGCGGCTCGTGATCGGCGTCGGTGCTTTCACGCCGCAGATGGCCGAGATTGGCGCGACCACGCTCGCCGGCAGTGCGCTATTCGTCGACGATCCGGCCGGCGCGAGGCACGAGGCCGGTGATTTCATCCAGGCGGGTGTCGACTGGGCCCGCGTGGGCGGGATCGCCGCGGTGCTGGATCAGACGCAGCCGGTGCCGGCGGGGCCGGTGGTGTTCAAGAGCGTCGGCTGCGCAGCGTGGGATCTGGCCGCGTGCCGGGTCGCGCGCGACGCTTTGGAACGGGGCTGA
- a CDS encoding C39 family peptidase yields the protein MTEPAVRHADVPYYRQWGSPEWVRDIVEQQRDPCDDPHWQRSGFVDRERYRFWAQRLCGLTCLESALDYWRIEHAPRAALLDDALRHGVYRLRDDGGVDGLIYRPFADWAGAAFGLAIDVLPQAPLEEIAARLDAETLAIVSVSPEIRYPERPNQQQGGHLILLHGRDRDGVWFHNPSGVAPHQADAYLPFATMSRFYAGRGMTLSRRTS from the coding sequence ATGACCGAACCCGCTGTCCGCCACGCCGACGTCCCGTACTACAGGCAATGGGGCAGCCCCGAGTGGGTGCGCGACATCGTCGAACAGCAGCGCGACCCGTGCGACGATCCGCACTGGCAGCGCAGCGGTTTCGTCGACCGCGAGCGCTATCGTTTCTGGGCGCAGCGCCTGTGCGGGCTCACGTGCCTCGAATCGGCGCTCGACTACTGGCGCATCGAGCACGCGCCGCGCGCCGCATTGCTCGACGACGCGTTGCGGCACGGCGTGTATCGGCTGCGCGATGATGGCGGCGTCGACGGCCTGATCTACCGGCCGTTCGCCGATTGGGCGGGCGCTGCGTTCGGTCTGGCCATCGATGTGCTGCCGCAGGCGCCGCTCGAGGAGATCGCGGCGCGGCTCGACGCCGAGACGCTCGCGATCGTGTCCGTGAGTCCCGAGATTCGCTATCCCGAGCGGCCGAACCAGCAGCAGGGCGGTCATCTGATCCTGCTGCACGGGCGGGATCGCGACGGCGTGTGGTTTCACAACCCGTCGGGTGTCGCGCCGCATCAGGCCGACGCGTACCTGCCGTTCGCGACGATGTCGCGTTTCTATGCGGGGCGGGGGATGACGCTGAGCCGCCGCACAAGCTAG
- a CDS encoding helix-turn-helix domain-containing protein: MLHPIATSDQLAQLLAASRRQAGLTQTEAAARIGVSQSRISALETDASALTLTQLLALCGAYGLQLQLRDKHEPSPGPAPIVEW, from the coding sequence ATGCTCCACCCGATCGCCACATCTGACCAGCTCGCCCAGCTGCTTGCGGCCAGCCGCCGCCAGGCCGGCCTCACGCAGACCGAGGCGGCCGCACGCATTGGCGTGAGCCAAAGTCGCATTTCCGCGCTCGAAACCGACGCGAGCGCGCTCACCCTCACACAGTTGCTGGCACTGTGCGGCGCCTACGGCCTGCAGTTGCAGTTGCGCGACAAGCACGAGCCGAGCCCCGGGCCGGCGCCGATCGTCGAGTGGTGA